The Glycine soja cultivar W05 chromosome 15, ASM419377v2, whole genome shotgun sequence region ATGCTCTGTTTATATATTTGTTCGGAACACAAATCTAGTAGTGCAAAAATTTTccaaacaattaataataaaactaacGCTTCGGCTCCATATAAAATTACGTGGAAGAGATACTTTGAATATATGAAATAAGATCGATGGAATATATGTCAACATGCATATGAAACGATTTCAcgaagtaaataaaaatatagatatgatacacataaaataatttacacaatagtttatacaagtatttttatgtttacgtaaaaagataaacacaaaaaatattattatactcCCATTACTGTACAAATAAcatttcttattaatttattactgTATCTTCCATAATAATTAAACTCTCATGTCATGTCATAACTCAAGTCAATAATTAACACATGTTTCAATTCCATTCACAAAATAAGTCAACATTATTTAAAGTGAAATGACACTTCTATAGACACAACATTTTCTATTGTGAATTATGATGCATGTGGCTGAAGATTTGATAATATCcacaaatgtattttaaaatgccTTTCTTACCCGACGACCAAGTTCAACTCAGTGCTTGTCAGGGTTTAGGGTTTCacaaatatacaaaatttattgcTCCTATCAGCGATATAAAATTAGTTACTGAGAATAATTtagacaaatattttaattacattcaatgattaaaaaattatatttcattagTTCCAAAATAAATACCATCTATAGATATCTTTATAACTCATTCTAGCTCATTGACTAAGTTTGGtgattaacattaattattgtaaaaaaaaagaccaATTCAAAAAATCGAATAAAACacgaataattttattaatttaaatatttaatttaattaaatatttaattaaataattttttttataaaagaaataatttgaatttcattttaataagaattccattttgtaatatttagttataaattacgatttaaaagttattttaataaataaaaaaattaataaatatataaaaaagaataataattttataaaattaatcttatattaatattacatttgaaaaaataaagtgatatttattttagaatatttttttctcaaattgagacacttattttggaacaaaaatgagtatatgatattaaaattttcagtcaattttaaaataaattaaaacttaatttgTGTAAGAAATATTGCTAAAAGTTAATTAAgtagtaattaaaatgattatttaaaagattttatgtatttatgttttgattttaatgatttaaatataatttaacattaGTTTACatttagaataaataatttatgtactaattaatttaaacaatttttatattatcattgaaTTACATATTACTATATGCTAATTAAGTTTAtattaactttatatatatattaattatcttaaaaattgtattaataataattattgattgattaatattgtaaatttttttagtacaaACAATTAACATATACAATTCAaactcttatatttttattctgaaaTCTTATTGAAACTATCAAATTCACCCTTTAGAAATACATCACATCGCAATTACAATGAAATAAGATGATTTGAGATGATAtttcataattatataattattttggatgagtttattatttttttatttttcgatCTACTAGAAAGAATAAAATgcttcttttgttattttttaaataatttataatatctaGTAAATCTCTCTATAAGATTTGAACCCAGATGAAATTTTAGTTTCATCTTAGTTATCTGTTATAGATGTTCTTATTAACGATCCTTTATTTCGATAACATTGAGGATTCCTTAAATAATGCGATATTCCTTAAATAATTTCATTGCAAATTATGACCAATTAATGAGTTACGCTGGTTAAGTGTATTATGACAACTTTACGCAAGACAAAATTTGGTAAAGAAAACTCTCACCTATatagtcaaattttttttttttttttatgttttgaaataGAACTATAGTTTAGGTCATATATAATCATATGtataaatgatcaaaataaaaactatttagtAATTACACGACTATCTAAAaatgttatgtatatttttttataattatatatgcatATTAATCTGTCTTTTAATCTCAagtcttaattatttaaatatatatgatcAGTTGATATAGCTATCTTCTTTCTTCTGTTCACAAAATTAATCAAGTACTATTGAGAGAGAGCTAGTGTCCCTCTCTCTATGCATGGATGTGGATATAGAACGAAATATGAATTATAGGAAGGTAAGAAACCTCTAAAATGTCTCCAATATTGAGAATAAGAGCATCTGAGGCGACGTTGACTGGAATCCAAATGCCATGTTTCTTAATCTGGAGGCCATGCACTCCATTGACTTGGTTGAGAATTGTGATTCCTGTTGCATCTGAATGAGCAGTGAGGCCCATTACCCGCTCTGGTTGTGGGCATGGAGGATAGTATGTCATCCTCACCGATTGCATCCCATCCTCAAACACCTCCCACTCTCTCTTTTCTATCTTCAGGGCTTTTCCCAACAGCCCTAGAAATGTCATGGCAAGATTTTGCAACTCCACAATGTACACTTCTAAGATCCTCCTGCATAGACATATAATTGTTGAACtaatcaatattaattaatttattgctctaaaaaataaaatattattattttctaaggattaaaaatattaattaggtgTGTTAGAATTGTCTTTGTTGGTAAAGTTCTTATATatccaatataaaaatttaattataagaaaaattaaaattagggatgatgaaaaaaattgagtgTTAGCCTTGACAAAACAAGTAAAGTATAGTTGCACTTTGGTAGGTTAATTATGTGTGAGCTTGAATCTCAAAACAACTTTTTTTGCATATATAAAGtaagttttagtttttcaaaaattagtcataattttttttatgattcccATTATTAGTGATGAAAAAACAATTTTCGCCACTAATTATTTGAGTTTTTGTAGTAGCTATTAATATAAACATCGTGAGTtcatactaataatataatatactttttGATTAAAACTTGATGTATAATGAATATATGTATGGATTTTCTATACCAATAAAGTTCTCTATTAATAagatacattaattatattattagctagtgtaaattcataaaatttatataaatgaaaaggCTAATATACACCAAACTATATTCTTTCTCAGTAATGGTTGCATCCTTTGACTAGTGAATATGACAGAAATTAGAATTTAGAGAGAATACATACGAACCTAAGGGATGAAGGGAGTTCTGGgagaagatatggttttcttctaCCAAGAGGGTTGGTTATCATATATAACCTATCACCCCAATCAAGTTTTTGATCCTCTGATCTAATCACAGCTCCATAGCCTTCAACATCATCTGGCCTTATCTTGTATTTCATCTTTTCTTCCAAGGGAAGCCCGAAGAATCCTTCAATCTCATCTTTGAGCGTTTTCAGCACTTGTGGGCTTATTCCATGTTCCACCAACTGCATATAAATTAAGTACGTATAAATCAATTcaggacaaaaagaaaaagaaaagaagaataacTAAATATGCTTACAAAACATAGAATGATAAGTGTAAAAACCGGTTGCAAACCTGAAAGAAACCCCAGTCCTTACAAGCTGAGTTCAATTTCTCTTGTTCAGTTTTTGTAGCTCCTCCATGAATCAATTTTTTCAGGCTGATGGTTGGGATTGCATGAGAGAGGGTTTCATCTTGAACAGATGAAGGTTCATGATTGTGTAGTCGTGTAATATAGCGTTGAGGAACCGAAGTGAGGGGTTTCTTTATCAGCTCTTGAACACTCAACAGTGCTTCAGAACTCTCACAACTTGCTGAATTTATTGAGGATGCCATTGTTCTTTTGATCTTCTTAGCACACCTTACAGTCATTGCAATATTAAATCCTGAGAATTTATAGACGCAGGCAGTTGTAATTTTGAatcctattttcttttttaccctTATCATGTTACGAGCAAATTTTTTATctgtaagaataaaaaataagtataaaaaagtttatacCAATTTATGCATTTAGAGcccttaatatgaattaaaGTTGACaaacttaattttgaaatatttttattttttgcaatcTAGCTAATTCAAAAGAAACCTTTGGTTTTACTGTTATGAAAACTtgatttcaaacaaaatatatataagcgTACGTACAAACGTAATTTTATGAATAACTAAATATGTACATGAAactaaatttagttttaaatttgagtttggAGTACTCCAAATGGAAATCATAACATGAACTAATGTTGTTAgcacttcatttttttatgagtaaAAATGGTAGAATAGAAAGATAGCTCAATACTGTCAAATTAATAATGTGTCAAACTGTCAATGACACGCTGAAATTATCAGTAGAGGTTcgctaaaaaaattactaaattcACCTCTCAACGAACCTCTAAATGCTAAAAAATCTATCTTTAAGAACCATCGAGTGAAATTTTAGTGATGTCTGCATTTCATgaagagaataaaaatgaaCTCCAAATCCTTGAATATTAATTATACCAACCACTTCACTTAAACTAGTAAACTGCTGGCTGAACCATATATATAGTCATACACGTCATGCATGTGTTTTTGTCGTACTTATTCAATTTCTGCCTGTAATTaggttcaaagaaaaatatgacatTTATCACAATTGCTGTTGGTGAAAAATTAGTGCATCacggttaaattttttttgaagattCCTAGTAATAAACAATGTTGTTCTAGACAAAATTAGGTGTATTATATGTTAACCCGCTTAACCAGTGGCGGCCGGGTTGAAGGTACGTGGGTCAGGCAGATCAATCCAACTGACTtgtttaactctttttttttttactgaaaatttGTTTAACCTGTTTTGcttgatttattaatatatattggaGAATGTttttatgagttattttttaacaaGAGTATCTTTTAAGCTTTTCTTCAACGAAAAGgtttttaggattttttcttaatttctttcaatatacatttttttatctttatttttaatttgttttaatatttttttaaaattttaaaaaataatcattagttaaaaataacatcatatcataatataaatcatttatcctaaatctaaaatatcatttataagttaaaaaaattatttgtttaaaatttaatttattataatttatatatattcaaaagtattttcttgttgtaattcttaaatatataaattaaatatttatcatgtatATATTGCACAagctaaataatattttacgataaatttaaatgattttatattttatataataaaaaacatataatatgtatatataaaaataaaataagtaatgtgttgaaatatattaattgatatttcttttatttattttttagtgagTTTTGGCAAGTCAACCTGCcatttcattctattttttggtGGGTAGTATATATGTTATATCCCTCCTTTAAATGGGTTGGGTTATGTTTCCTAATCCATTTTTATTGGTGGTTCAACTTGTTTACCCTTGGTTAAGGTGAGTTTACAGTGGGTTAGAACAAATTGGTTTGCTTTCCGGCCCTTATTTAATACACTATTAGGGTCTATTTCAGATTCCGTAACTGAATCATCTGTATCTATATATCTAAAGTCTAAATATATTCTTATGCAATAGATGTTCAATCTTAGGTATGAGAGGGTGTGTTAAGAACTTGAGATCTCCATAGATTAGATAACTAATCCTCTCTTTATAAAGTTTGTAAGTTTGAATTAGAGCTTAATCCCAAATTTTAACATAGGCATATCACATTATTTGACCAAGTAttgaatacatatataaaaattggaattattaaattttgtgacaGCATGTCACTGTGACGAAAGTGACATGGATTCATGcataatttaatgaaatatgTGTGTCGTGCATatgttttgtttccttattttaattgatatattgATCAACATCAAAGTGTATGCGCGCATGATATAGATTTTGAAACACTATTTGATTCACATAGATTAAATAACTAATACTCTATAAagtttgttagttttaattAGAGCTTAATTCCAAATTTTAAGATAGGATATCACATCATTTCACCAATTaggttttttattaaaattaatcataaataaaattgataaatattttatattatgataatcaaataaatacacctaagttttttttattttaaaactagaataaaatgattaatttaatccCTAAATTTATATCATGTTATATTTTAGTCCCTAATTACAACTaagaaaaactcaaataaattcCAAAAATTGTTTAGGGTTTCATTTAAGTACCAAAaagtttaactttttcttttcacgaatttatttgagtttttcttaatttgaaaGACTAGAATGACCGTGAAatacaaattcaaaaaaattaatcatttactCTTAAAAGTACAATCAAAAGTTTATTTTTCCTCAATGTCTATTAACTGAATTCATTAAACCCTTTTAAGTTGCCTTTCACTCGAAaccaatcaattaaaatattatattttatccaaaattaaaaattctcaatttttcacttttaaaaccTTAACGTTCCGAATTTCTTTTAGTATTAGACTTTTAAACCAGTTTTCTTATCTCAAATTAAtcttaaatagaaaatatttttttgacagaatagaaaatgaaaatttaaagactttattaaatagaaattaataaaaaagatttaattataaaaattcaaaaattaaatttaaataataaaattaaaaattaaaattacacaatatCACAATGGAAAGATAAAACAAATGTAATTAAGTCAAGTGTAAATAAATCGTCTTACTTCACAAGTTTTGTTTTGATAAAGACAAATTACTACAAATTTAGTTTTGATAATGAAATTTCTCAAAtcttattatgaaaaaaaaaatatttctgaaTTCTCAGTCAATCCCTATACCATATTTTTTGGGTGGCCAATCCCTATACTATGTTTACATCATCCTTTTATAAGATATGATCGATATTTCCGTAAACCGTTATAGTACCGTTGATTCTTTCTGATATAAAGCTAACAACTAGTTATCGAAGAAGTGACCTTTGAGACatccaaaattaaaactttgttttttacAAGAGAAAAGAACCACAAAATcaattaaagaataattttcagataactatttttttttataagagcttgagagattttattaaaaatattaataaaattattacttgactttttaagaataattttattccCAAATATTTTCTTACAAATGTATTTAGTGCAATTATTATGAGAACTATACAgtcaattatcataaaaattcttTCTATATTTAGATGAGAAAACactattcacttttttttttcaatatgacATTATTGGGAAGTACTTTTGtaatttgataataatataaaattttaaatgtgtagatacttaaattaaatcaaattaaatgtcttttttttcttaaaaaacaaaaaaaaaattagagtcaTCAAaactaatcattaaaaaaaagttgaatatcaattaaagaataattcttttgtttttttttataaaattaaagaataattctTCTTTTCACATGTATTGTTTATGCTTAAAAAcccaaatataaattttttttggctCATGTGATTTGAAACTTGAATCCTTTAACTATGATTTGAGATTTGATTCTCAACTTTAAAATGgaatcacaaatatatataaaaatatcattttactttaaaatagaTAGACAAGGTAGAAGGAAAATGATTAAGTGTCAAATAAAAActccaattgaaaaaaaaatctatttgtgTCACACTTGCTAGGTGTCATA contains the following coding sequences:
- the LOC114386530 gene encoding protein SRG1-like — protein: MASSINSASCESSEALLSVQELIKKPLTSVPQRYITRLHNHEPSSVQDETLSHAIPTISLKKLIHGGATKTEQEKLNSACKDWGFFQLVEHGISPQVLKTLKDEIEGFFGLPLEEKMKYKIRPDDVEGYGAVIRSEDQKLDWGDRLYMITNPLGRRKPYLLPELPSSLRRILEVYIVELQNLAMTFLGLLGKALKIEKREWEVFEDGMQSVRMTYYPPCPQPERVMGLTAHSDATGITILNQVNGVHGLQIKKHGIWIPVNVASDALILNIGDILELMSNGLYKSVEHRAIVNSTKERISIAMFFAPKFQSEIEPAASLTGRENPPLYKKIKMEKYVNDFFTRKLDGKSYLEHMKITDENASNVMKLNSSCN